A window of Cohnella herbarum contains these coding sequences:
- a CDS encoding undecaprenyl-diphosphate phosphatase: protein MLHWFDSVILGIVEGLTEFLPVSSTGHMILTNKLLGYEETPEQLKTFEVVIQFAAILAIALVYRRKILQVFGLGKKEAVRGLSVDSFPKRRLNLLHVALGIVPPLGIAFIFRDFIKEIGFHAAPVLWALVVGGIYMWVTEALYDSGKIKRTAETMDDISYKQALLIGVLQCVSAVWPGFSRSGSTIAAGMLGGVSYRASADFSFFIAIPIMTVATGYEVLSNWENFRSGEIDLGFLFTGFIVSFLVAWIVVVAFLKALQKFKLKYFAWYRFLIAALFYIFIM from the coding sequence ATGTTGCATTGGTTTGATTCCGTCATTCTTGGAATCGTCGAGGGATTGACGGAGTTTCTTCCCGTCTCCTCGACGGGACATATGATACTGACGAATAAATTGCTAGGATACGAGGAAACGCCGGAACAACTCAAAACTTTCGAAGTCGTTATCCAATTCGCCGCGATTCTCGCCATCGCGCTCGTCTATCGTCGCAAAATTTTACAAGTGTTCGGTCTTGGCAAGAAGGAAGCGGTTCGCGGACTTTCCGTCGATTCCTTCCCGAAACGTCGTCTGAATCTCCTCCATGTCGCGTTAGGGATCGTTCCTCCGCTCGGCATCGCGTTCATTTTTCGCGATTTCATTAAGGAAATCGGGTTTCATGCCGCACCGGTGTTATGGGCGCTCGTCGTGGGCGGGATATACATGTGGGTGACGGAAGCGTTGTACGATTCCGGGAAAATCAAACGGACCGCGGAAACGATGGATGATATCTCGTATAAGCAAGCATTATTGATTGGAGTATTACAATGCGTTTCGGCCGTTTGGCCGGGGTTCTCGAGATCGGGCTCCACGATCGCCGCGGGGATGCTGGGCGGGGTCAGCTATCGGGCTTCGGCGGACTTCTCTTTCTTCATCGCGATTCCGATCATGACGGTAGCTACGGGTTATGAAGTGTTAAGCAATTGGGAGAACTTCCGTTCGGGCGAAATCGATCTCGGCTTTTTATTTACCGGCTTTATCGTTTCCTTCCTTGTCGCATGGATTGTCGTCGTAGCGTTCTTGAAGGCTCTGCAGAAGTTTAAGCTTAAGTATTTCGCATGGTACCGTTTTCTCATCGCGGCCTTATTCTACATCTTCATTATGTAA